The following are from one region of the Sulfolobales archaeon genome:
- a CDS encoding tubulin-like doman-containing protein, whose product MSMPRYASIHVVGLGGTGTNVIQSIIESERFLKIISAEDLQLSFLAIDIADGDIEALQESYKRLAQRMLSQGIPLDRIWLKTVKIRFSTPDALFEFISRYDKILSSEGVYVENYRPWVHSAMTIPPLAGGVGRQRALSKAIYLLNYYYYEELSGIIASFKDRVLTSRYTPVVAIVFGLGGGTGSGIVFDFARHLRSRLGTAVPIIGIAVLPSTADDYLARGPAPYTALHELEMLMNSDLNQRVVDMYGNIYRNPFNAFFFIALEPVYNAKNNLVEAKRNLDEMLSEILNLLSHFDLADLMSRVGTNNAFGPNWVHAMGYLKIRYPVDGYIKYQKDFLTLLERIGSYMAIKRDLIEKVRVILDAKQQELIEILRSHLAEMGSYNPETFESEVEELIRRGGRYDIDLKAQIRALQDFVSYYNTKFAKAIKAIRFPEDKIEYGVVKKIEDIIATMSSIASTYDSIAEISLEDVEQGIISGRGFTVKQIGLLRSYLNFVRLVSSGINAIKSYLRAKALAEELLKRYGKSQAREAQLVRQINDVELNQLFSCIQVLLSMPDMEARTLDQVTLGLRILRKSFEDRYKDIETLVEHTRRLISQKEVEERQLRDEIRGIKIDLSGRKRKLEKQLASIQSEIQSLKARLNEQEEDLERSRKLYELAKELVAGVEVTSEYRKHLAQIASIEKEINSLMSEITKTAKFYERVVELSEAEQMRIMEKILREEEAALQGDEVLNEIVDRDRFRATIDRLIRILSIPTQVGLTNNFRTDLIWVTISIPEKLWDQDLQMKLVNALAPNLKIEASKGITVRQIPQVDPWTISILVIFAKARIEDIEMYHAMKRDAGETRKAERILFRSYLLEHWSKDIEELRILLETKKEAEEVKEHKR is encoded by the coding sequence ATGAGCATGCCGAGATACGCATCGATACACGTTGTTGGCCTCGGTGGGACAGGGACCAATGTGATCCAGAGTATAATAGAGAGTGAGAGGTTCCTTAAGATAATCTCAGCAGAGGATCTACAGCTCTCATTCCTAGCTATAGATATAGCTGATGGCGATATAGAGGCGCTCCAGGAATCATATAAAAGGCTGGCCCAGAGAATGCTATCCCAAGGAATCCCCCTGGATAGAATATGGCTTAAAACAGTTAAGATAAGGTTCAGCACCCCAGATGCCCTCTTCGAATTCATCTCCAGATATGATAAGATACTCTCATCAGAGGGTGTCTATGTGGAGAACTATAGGCCGTGGGTTCACTCAGCTATGACAATACCGCCTCTAGCAGGAGGTGTTGGGAGGCAGAGGGCTCTTAGCAAGGCTATATACCTGCTTAACTATTACTACTACGAAGAGCTATCAGGGATCATAGCCTCTTTCAAGGATAGAGTGCTCACCTCTAGATACACACCTGTTGTCGCAATAGTCTTCGGACTTGGAGGGGGCACGGGAAGCGGCATTGTTTTTGACTTCGCCAGGCATCTTAGATCGAGGCTTGGAACAGCGGTGCCAATAATAGGGATCGCTGTTCTCCCAAGCACCGCAGATGACTACCTAGCCAGAGGCCCAGCCCCATATACAGCCTTGCACGAGCTTGAGATGCTTATGAATAGCGATCTCAACCAGAGGGTTGTTGATATGTATGGCAATATCTATAGGAATCCCTTCAACGCATTCTTCTTCATAGCCTTAGAGCCTGTCTATAATGCCAAGAATAACCTTGTCGAGGCTAAGAGGAACCTTGATGAGATGCTCAGCGAGATACTCAACCTACTCTCACACTTCGACCTAGCGGATCTCATGTCAAGGGTTGGTACTAACAATGCTTTCGGCCCTAACTGGGTTCACGCCATGGGCTATCTGAAGATCAGATACCCTGTTGATGGCTATATAAAGTATCAGAAGGACTTTCTAACACTGCTTGAGAGGATAGGAAGCTATATGGCGATTAAAAGGGATCTTATTGAGAAGGTAAGGGTTATACTAGATGCTAAGCAGCAGGAGTTAATAGAGATCCTAAGATCTCATCTAGCCGAGATGGGATCATATAATCCAGAGACATTCGAGAGCGAGGTTGAGGAGCTGATAAGGAGGGGAGGTAGATACGATATAGATCTAAAGGCCCAGATAAGGGCTCTCCAGGACTTTGTGAGCTACTATAACACAAAGTTCGCAAAGGCGATCAAGGCTATAAGATTCCCAGAGGATAAGATCGAATATGGCGTTGTTAAGAAGATAGAGGATATCATAGCCACTATGTCGAGCATAGCGAGCACCTATGATAGCATAGCAGAAATATCCCTTGAAGATGTTGAGCAGGGGATAATATCTGGGAGGGGCTTCACAGTTAAGCAGATAGGGCTACTAAGATCTTACCTCAACTTCGTCAGGCTTGTATCGAGCGGTATAAATGCTATAAAGTCCTATCTAAGGGCTAAGGCCTTGGCTGAGGAGCTGCTTAAGAGATATGGGAAGTCACAGGCGAGGGAGGCTCAGCTAGTCAGACAGATCAATGATGTAGAGCTGAACCAGCTCTTCAGCTGCATACAAGTCCTCCTATCAATGCCGGATATGGAGGCCAGAACCCTTGACCAGGTTACCCTAGGCCTTAGGATACTTAGAAAGAGCTTCGAGGATAGATATAAGGATATAGAGACCCTTGTGGAGCATACGAGAAGGCTTATATCGCAGAAAGAGGTTGAGGAGAGACAGCTAAGGGATGAGATTAGGGGTATAAAAATAGATCTATCTGGTAGGAAGAGAAAGCTTGAGAAGCAACTAGCATCTATACAGAGCGAGATCCAAAGCCTCAAGGCAAGGTTAAACGAGCAGGAGGAGGATCTTGAGAGGAGCAGGAAGCTATATGAGCTAGCTAAAGAACTTGTCGCAGGTGTTGAGGTTACCTCTGAGTATAGGAAGCACCTAGCACAGATCGCTTCGATAGAGAAGGAGATAAACTCCCTTATGAGCGAGATAACAAAGACAGCTAAGTTCTATGAAAGGGTTGTGGAGCTTAGCGAGGCGGAGCAGATGAGGATAATGGAGAAGATCCTTAGGGAGGAGGAGGCAGCCCTACAGGGTGATGAGGTGTTAAACGAGATAGTGGATAGGGATAGATTTAGAGCAACCATAGATAGGCTTATAAGGATCCTCAGCATACCAACACAGGTTGGTCTCACAAATAACTTTAGAACCGATCTGATATGGGTTACCATAAGCATACCTGAGAAGCTATGGGATCAGGATCTCCAGATGAAGCTTGTGAACGCGCTAGCCCCCAACCTCAAGATCGAGGCGAGCAAGGGGATTACTGTGAGGCAGATACCTCAGGTAGATCCGTGGACAATATCGATCCTAGTGATCTTTGCAAAGGCAAGGATAGAGGATATAGAGATGTACCACGCGATGAAGAGAGACGCTGGTGAGACTAGAAAGGCTGAGAGAATCCTCTTCAGAAGCTACTTGCTAGAGCACTGGAGCAAGGATATAGAGGAGCTGAGGATCCTTCTGGAGACTAAGAAAGAGGCTGAAGAGGTTAAGGAGCATAAGAGATAG
- a CDS encoding helix-turn-helix domain-containing protein — protein MRGNPPRGISSASLRVLELVAGEGATAAQIAKILGVRVSAVRKHLEKLEKHGLVRHIFVRKGVGRPRKVYMVTEQGIEALPKLYSEFLLELINRLTSMGLGEKVEAVVSSMARDIALKSASKDITSSIENLNAFGFMGSVRRSNGSIEIISRNCPLLKIAKNYYDLICIKFHTEILRNITGSNKIHLAECIVRGDLLCRHRIDIMEQVS, from the coding sequence ATGAGGGGAAATCCTCCTAGAGGGATTTCAAGCGCTTCTCTAAGGGTTCTCGAGCTTGTTGCTGGTGAGGGTGCTACCGCAGCCCAGATAGCTAAGATCCTAGGTGTTAGGGTGAGCGCTGTTAGGAAGCATCTTGAGAAGCTCGAGAAACACGGGCTTGTTAGGCATATCTTTGTTAGAAAGGGTGTTGGGAGGCCTAGAAAGGTATATATGGTGACTGAGCAGGGGATAGAGGCTCTTCCCAAGCTCTACAGCGAGTTTCTCCTAGAGCTTATCAATAGATTAACATCTATGGGGCTGGGCGAGAAGGTTGAGGCTGTGGTGAGTAGCATGGCGAGGGATATTGCTTTAAAAAGCGCTTCTAAGGATATAACATCCTCTATTGAGAATCTAAACGCATTCGGCTTCATGGGATCTGTGAGGAGGTCTAATGGATCTATAGAGATTATAAGTAGGAACTGCCCTCTGTTAAAGATTGCTAAGAACTACTATGACCTTATATGTATAAAATTCCACACAGAGATCTTGAGGAATATAACTGGGAGCAACAAAATACACCTTGCTGAATGCATAGTTAGAGGAGATCTCCTCTGTAGACATAGAATAGATATTATGGAACAGGTTAGCTAA
- a CDS encoding ABC transporter permease: MSLARYVAKRIAQAIPTLFGAMLVMFILVRILPGDPARLIAGPEALEQDVERIREQLGLNRPLYIQFIDYISSILRGDFGTSIKYRTPVIQEIMARLPYTLALAAAAEAIAVAIAIPLGILSALKPRSKVSYIVSIVSLIGASTPIFWIGLIFIYIFAVSLRILPSSGAESPKHIVLPAITLALLLMGNLTRITRASVMEALGSNHVLTAMSKGLGQRTILMRHVLRNAMIPIVTIMGIQIGALLGGAVITETVFAWPGIGSLLVDSLFYRDYPLAQGIILFIVIVFIAINIVIDVLYAYIDPRVREILWRGGRS; encoded by the coding sequence ATGTCCCTCGCAAGATATGTGGCCAAAAGAATCGCTCAGGCCATACCAACGCTCTTCGGTGCTATGCTTGTTATGTTTATCCTAGTTAGGATATTACCGGGAGACCCTGCTAGATTAATTGCAGGGCCTGAGGCGCTTGAGCAGGATGTAGAGAGGATAAGGGAACAGCTTGGGCTCAACAGGCCTCTCTATATCCAGTTTATAGACTATATCTCCTCGATACTCAGAGGCGATTTCGGAACATCGATTAAATATAGAACCCCGGTTATACAGGAGATCATGGCTAGACTACCCTATACATTGGCTCTCGCAGCTGCTGCGGAAGCCATAGCGGTTGCTATAGCAATACCCCTCGGCATATTATCGGCACTCAAACCTAGATCTAAGGTATCATATATAGTCTCCATAGTATCTCTCATAGGTGCGTCAACACCTATATTCTGGATAGGCCTTATATTCATATACATATTCGCTGTGTCTCTGAGGATACTACCATCAAGTGGTGCGGAATCTCCAAAACATATAGTGCTTCCAGCCATCACACTAGCTCTCCTCCTAATGGGCAATCTAACCAGGATCACAAGGGCCTCTGTGATGGAGGCCCTTGGGAGTAACCATGTCCTTACAGCGATGTCAAAGGGGCTGGGGCAAAGAACTATTTTGATGAGACATGTTCTTAGAAACGCCATGATACCAATAGTAACTATAATGGGTATACAGATAGGAGCACTGCTAGGTGGTGCTGTGATAACAGAGACTGTTTTCGCATGGCCTGGGATAGGCTCTCTCTTGGTAGACTCTCTCTTCTATAGAGACTACCCCCTGGCACAGGGGATCATATTATTCATAGTGATCGTCTTCATAGCTATAAACATTGTTATTGATGTATTATACGCCTATATAGATCCGAGGGTGAGGGAGATCCTATGGAGAGGAGGGAGATCCTGA
- a CDS encoding ABC transporter permease yields the protein MERREILRRIYEARRKRRQEMWEALKANRAAYASLYIVAFLIFIAIFGPLIAPYNPYDFDLSRARMPPSPAHIFGTDELGRDILSRILAGARYTIGISIASVALGVLIGVILGLLSGYLGGLWDTVIQRIVDVMLAFPTILLAIALVASLGQGVISLIIAIAVSTFPVYARLVRGVVLQVVGEDYIAAARLLGKGSVYIMFKHVLPNTMSAIVVQATYYMGLSILLASALGFLGLGVPPPTPEWGSMIGSGRTYLFSSPHIVVFPGLFIMIAALSFNLLGDGLRDALDPRARALLRRG from the coding sequence ATGGAGAGGAGGGAGATCCTGAGAAGGATATATGAGGCTAGAAGAAAGAGACGTCAAGAGATGTGGGAGGCTCTAAAGGCTAATAGGGCTGCCTATGCCTCACTATATATAGTTGCTTTCCTCATATTCATAGCCATATTCGGACCCCTCATAGCACCCTATAACCCATATGACTTCGATCTATCAAGGGCTAGGATGCCCCCTAGCCCTGCACATATATTTGGTACGGATGAGCTTGGGAGAGATATTCTAAGCAGGATATTAGCTGGGGCTAGATATACTATTGGAATATCAATTGCATCCGTGGCCCTCGGGGTTTTAATAGGGGTGATCCTAGGACTGTTATCAGGCTATCTAGGAGGGCTATGGGATACAGTTATACAGAGGATAGTTGATGTGATGCTCGCATTCCCAACAATACTATTGGCGATAGCCCTAGTGGCATCACTAGGCCAGGGGGTTATCAGCCTCATCATAGCTATAGCTGTGAGCACATTCCCAGTATATGCTAGGCTTGTAAGAGGCGTCGTATTACAGGTTGTGGGGGAAGATTATATAGCGGCTGCAAGGCTTCTTGGCAAAGGCTCGGTGTATATAATGTTCAAACATGTCCTCCCCAACACAATGTCAGCTATAGTTGTACAGGCAACATACTATATGGGGCTCTCAATACTGCTTGCATCAGCACTAGGCTTCCTAGGCCTTGGAGTGCCCCCTCCAACGCCGGAGTGGGGCTCGATGATAGGTAGTGGGAGAACATATCTATTCAGCTCACCACACATAGTGGTTTTCCCAGGCCTCTTCATAATGATAGCGGCACTAAGCTTCAACCTATTAGGAGATGGGCTTAGAGACGCCCTAGATCCCAGGGCAAGGGCTCTTCTCAGGAGGGGATAG